Part of the Gallaecimonas pentaromativorans genome, AGGTCTGCCACCAGGCCTACGCCATCGGTGTTATCCCCCAGCCAACTGCCATCAGCTTGCAGGGCCAAGGTGTTAACCGCGCCAGCAAGTTTAGCCCTTGGGGTTAATCGGCTGGCCCAGGTAAAGGCTTCTTCTTTAAAGGGAACTGTGACATTGGCGCCTTTGAGGCCACCAGCAACCAGGGTGTTGAGGGTCTCGGCGAAACCGCCCAGAGGTGCCAGGGTACGGTCGTAGCTGATATGATCGCCGGCCAATTCGGCAAAACGGGCATGCATGGCGGGAGAACGGCTGTGCTCAACCGGATTGCCAATCACAGTGTAGTGGTCCATAGAAGCGCTTATGTTGAAGTGGTTGAAGTCGAAGATGAGCATATCAGCACACCCCAGTCCTGAACGCACTCCTTATCAGCTGCTCGGCGGAGAGGCGGCGGTGCGCCGGCTGGCCGAGACCTTTTATGACATTATGGCCACCGACCCCAAAGCCGCCGAGCTACTGGCCATTCACCCCCAGCCCATGGATTCCATTCGCCAGCGGTTTTTTGAATTCTTAAGTGGCTGGTTGGGCGGCCCGGGCCTCTTTGAGCAAAAATACGGCCACCCCATGCTAAGGGCCAGGCATATGCCCTTCCCTGTTACCCAGACTCTGCGCGACCAATGGATGTATTGCATGGAAGAAGCGCTGAACCGCGAGGTGAAGCACCCGCCGCTGAAAAAGTCGTTGCTGAACGCCTTCTCGCCCCTGGCGACCCATATGATCAACCAATAAAAAAGCGGCCCGAAGGCCGCTTTTTTATTCCGCCAACCACTCTCGTGGGCGCAGATAATCTTGCAGCTCGGCCTCCCGGCTGCCGGGCTCCGGCTGGTAGCTGTATTCCCAGCGGGCCAGAGGCGGCATGGACATCAGGATGCTCTCGGTACGGCCGCCAGTTTGCAGGCCAAAGAGGGTGCCTCTGTCCCACACCAGATTGAATTCCACATAGCGGCCACGGCGGTAAAGCTGGAACTGGCGCTCGGCCTCGGTGGTGGGAGTATCCTTGCGGCGGCTGATGATTGGCACATAGGCCTGGCAATAGCCCTTGCCCACCGCCTGCATGTAGGCAAAGCAGGTATCGAAATCCCATTGGTTGAGATCGTCAAAGAACAAACCACCCACACCACGGGTTTCGCCCCGGTGTTTGAGATAGAAGTAGTCGTCACACCAGGTTTTAAAGCGCGGGTAGACATCTTCGCCAAAAGGCAACGACAGCTCCTTTGCCACCTGGTGCCAGTGCTTGACGTCGTCCAGCACCGGGTAGAAAGGAGTGAGATCAAACCCGCCGCCAAACCACCACACCGGCTCTTCCCCTTTCTTCTCGGCAAAGAAGAAGCGGACATTGGCATGGCTGGTGGGCACATGGGGGTTTTTGGGGTGGATAACCAAACTAACCCCAAGAGCATGAAAGCTGCGGCCTTCAAGCTCGGGGCGATGCGCCGTGGCTGACGCCGGCATCTTGTCACCAAACACATGGGAAAAGTTGACCCCGCCCTGCTCTATAACGGCCCCGGCCGCCAGTACCCGGGTACGGCCACCGCCGCCACCCGGCCTTTGCCAGGCGTCTTCCACAAACTTGCCTTGGCCGTCGGCCGCTTCCAGTTGGGCGCAGATATCGTCTTGCAGCGCCAACAAAAAGGCTTTTACTTCTTCCAGGCGGGGGTGGCTCATATTAGTCCCTGTACTGCTGGCCGGTAATGGCATCAAAGATCTGGGTGGGCTTTTCAAGGCCGCCAACGTCGCCCTCAATCACCAGTACCGCATCGCCAAAGTGCTGGCGTACCGCCTCGGCGGTCATCAGCGGCGGCTCGCCAGCCTTGTTGCAGCTGGTGGATACGATGGGCTTGCCGTACGCCTCGCAAAGACTGCGCACCAGGGGGTGGTCGCTGACCCTAACCGCCAGGCTGTCATGCTTGCCTTTAAGCCAATCCGGCACGTCGCTTTTAGCGGGCATCACCCAGGTAACCGGGCCAGGCCAGCGGGAAAACACCGCAAAGCGCCGGTCTTGGGGAATGTCGTTGTCACGGATGTATTTGAGGGCGTGGGAATAACTGGCAGCCACCACGATAAGGCCCTTGGCCGGGTCGCGCTCCTTAAGCGCCAGCAAGGCACGGACAGCCTCTTCGTTGTCCGGGTCACAACCCAGGCCAAACACCGCTTCGGTGGGATAGGCGATAAGGCCGCCATTTTGCAGATGTTCTATAACAGCGTCGTACATGGTGGGATGCAGGTAATAAACGTTGGCCACATTCTAGCCCCGTTGCCGGCTGGGTTGAATGCAAGATGGCCTCAGGGCAGCGATTTTTGTCCCTCGCAACCTTTCACCGGGCAACGCAGCACCTCGCGCCCCTTTTGGCTACGCCGCACCATGACCGCCCAACCGCAAACAGGGCAGGGTTCTTGAACCGGCGGATCGTTGAGAACATATTTGCACTTGGGGTAACGGTCACAGGCGTAAAAGGTTTTACCGAAACGGTTAACCCGCTCCAGCAACTCACCTTCGCCGCAACTGGGGCAGGGCGTGCCGGTGTCTTTTTCGTCCTGATCTTCGGCAATGTAATGGCAGGCCGGGAAGGCGCTACACCCGATAAACATGCCATAGCGACCCTGCTTTACTGCCAGCGGCGCACCGCATTGCGGGCATGGCGCTTCGTCGAGCACTTTGAGCACGGCGCTTTCATGGCCCTTGACCGGCCGGGTGTAATCGCACCCCGGATAGCCGCTACAACCAATGAAGCTGCTTTTGCCCACATGGCGCATCACCAGCGCCTGGCCACACTGGGGGCAAGCTTCATCCACGCGCTCGTGGCTGTGGGTGTCAAAGAGACTGTGATCAATTTTGGACATGCACCACCTTTTAACATTGCGGTCACAGGGGTAAGGTTGAGCGTCAGTCGTAGCCCTTGTTGCCAATCCGTATGATCAATGCCCCAGTACCACCGCACATTCTAAACCAGATCCTCGCCAAGGCCGATGCCGGAGACAGTACCGCCCGCCACCAAGCGGCCTTGCTGCTGAGCTGCGCCCCTTTCGTGGCCGCCGATTTAAAGGCGGCAGCCCGATATCAACACGGCGTGGCATTGCCGCCAGCGGTGACCATCAAGACCGCTTATGCCCTTGAACATTGGCCCGAGGCGCAGCTTATTGAGCGGCTGCTGGCGACCCACAACGCCGAAATGCAGCTGCTGGCCGCCCTTATTCTTGATTGCCGGGGCCAAAGGCAACAAGCGCTCGAGCTGATGCAGGGGTTGGACCCCCAGGCTTTGCCACTGCTGGGTTACCTGCTTTCCTACGGTACTGATAACCCGGCAACCTGGCTGGCTAAGAGTCCGGCCCAGCATCCGCTGGTGCAACTTCGCCAGCAGGAGCTCAATGCCCCCTACCCGGCCGTCACTGCCAGCCACACAGAGCTGCCTGCCGGCATGGCGCTAATGGAGAGCTTTATCAGCCCCATGGCCTGCGCCTATCTGAAATGGATTTGTGCCCCCTGGCTGGCGCCGGCACAAACAGTGGACCCTAAGACCGGCAAATCCCTCACTCACCAAATACGAACCAATGCCTCGATGACCTTCAGCAGCGGCCTGGCCTGTCCTTTTGTGATCTGGCTGGAAAGGCAGATAGCCGCGGCAGTTGGCCTGCCGGCTCAATGCCAGGAGGGGACAGGGGTGCTGCATTACCAGCCGGGCCAGGCGTTTCGGCCCCACTTCGATGCCTTCGACCCAAGCCAGGGCGGCGCCCAGCATTTGCTGGCCGACGGCGGGCAACGGGCCACCACGGTGCTGATTTATCTCAACGAAGATTTTACGGGGGGAGAAACCGACTTTCCCCGGCTGAACTTCAGGTTCAGGGGCAAGATGGGTGACTTGCTGACCTTCAGCAACCTAGATGCCGAAGGCCAGCGAGACGAATTGTCCCTTCATCAGGGACTGTCAACCGGTGCTGGCGTGAAGTGGCTGCTATCCAAATGGATAAGGCAGAAGCCCACCGATCACGGCCAGCGCCTGCACGGGTCAGTGTAGAAGCTCGCCCGGTTCCTCAAAGAGCAGGTTTTCCATCTTGGCGTAGGCGTTTTCCTGACCTGGCACGTTAAACAGCACCATCAGCACCACCCACTTGAGGTCTTCAAGGGAGATGGCTGATTGTTCCAGATCCATCAGACGGTCTATCGCCATTTCCCTGGTTTCCCCACTCAGCACCTGGATCTGCTCCAAGAACATCAAAAAACCACGGCACTGGGCGTCCAGGCGCAGCATTTCTTCGTCGGTGTAGATACGGATGCTGTACTGAGGCACATTGACCAGAAAAGGTCTTTCGCCATTTTCCTGCAGCGCTGCCAGACGTTCCAGCCAAGCCAATGCCTTGAAGATCTCTTCATGGCGAAAGCCTGCCCGGGATAACTCGTCGGTGAGCTGCTCGTGGTCCATCATGATTTCCACTTCGGAATGGACATAGTTTTCAAACAAATACATGAGGACATCAAACATGCGACTGCCTCCTCTGTCGGACATACCCGCCCGGGACACGGCACACCAAGCCTTGCATCTCCAGGTCGAGCAAATATGAGAGGACGACTTCCACCGCCAGTTTTGACCGTTCCACGATCTCGTCAAGCGGCGTGGTGTCATCTCCTACATTATCCAGAACCGGATGCGCTGGCAATCCTCGCGACGCTTCCACTGCTTTGATCGGCCCCAAATGCCAGCTCTTTAGGGCCAGCATCACATCTTGTGCATCACTGGCAAGGATTGCCCCTTCTTTGATCAGTTGCAGGCAACCGGCCGCCTGGGGATTAAAGGGCGTACCGGGCACCGCCAGCACCTCGCGCCCCGCTTCTCCCGCCAACCTGGCGGTGATAAGCGACCCAGACTGCATACCGGCTTCAATTACCAGGGTTGCCAGACTCAGACCGGCAATAATGCGATTTCGTTGCGGGAACAGCGGCGCCATGGAGGCGGTGCCCGGCGGCATTTCGCTGATGAGCGCTCCTTGGGCCGCAATTTGCTCGAACAAGGCCTGATGGCGCCGGGGATAGCAGCAATCGAGCCCGCCGGCCAATACTGCCAGGGTCGGTGCGCCGGCATTAAGCGCTAATTGATGAGCAAGGCCATCTATGCCCAGCGCCAGCCCGGACGTAATAGCAAGGCCGCTGCCAAGCAAGGGTTCAAGGATCGCCAGAGCCGAGCGCCCGGCCGGGGTGGGTTTGCGGCTACCCACCACCGCCAGTTGCGGCCTCTCAAGTAGCGCACAATCTCCTCTGACAAAAAGCCGGACCGGCGGCCAGGGGCTTTCGCTCAATAACGCCGGGTAATCGTCGTCCCCCAGAAATAAGAGCCGAACTTCGCTTTGCGCCAACCAAGCCAGAATGCTGTCGACCTTGGCCCAGTCTAGGCTCTGGCGACTCTTGATAAAGCCTGCGGGTACGCCCGCTTGTGCCAACGCATCGGGACTTGCCGCCAACAAAAACGCCGGTGACCAAAAGGCCAGCCGGCGCCACTGTGTTGCCCTGACACCAGGCAGCAGAGATAAGGCCAACTGCTGCCTGATGTCGTCCATGAGGGTTACTCCGGGTTGGTTGCGGTGTCCATCTCGCGAATGGGTTTCTCGGCCTTGAGGATCAGCGCCAGGCTGAGCTTGTCGAAGGTGCGGAACACCATCATGTGGCCAATGGCCTCAGACGGTTGCACCACTGTCACTTCGCTTGGCTTGTTGGAGGAGAACCAGCGGTCAAACACCGAAGCGTCTTCCTTGTACTCCACCTTGTCTTTCATCAGTACCGTGGCCCCGTCGCGGCGGGCATCAAGCACCATGCCGGGGTCGATACCGTCACGGGCGCCTTTGTTGAGGACAACCACGTCAAACTTGCCCAGGGCACGGGTTTTACGGGAAGAGTCGATGATACGGGCATCCACCAGGGCGCCAGGAGCATGGGGCTGGAAGTACACCGGCAGCTCGTGGTCGTCCAGCGGCAGCAGGTAATCGCCGGGGCTTATCTCACGCTCCACCTGCACCACCTTGAGGGAGGCCAAATCGAAGGTTTTACCGTCTTCGGCGTCGCCAATCTGCACTTTTTGGATGTCTTCGGTTTTGACAACCGACACCAGTACCGCCTCGGTTCCCAGATCTTCCTTGGTTTCCGGGTCGATGTAGTGGTTACCCTTGCGGTAGACCCCGTAGAGACGGCCGTTGACCAGGTTGTCGCCACGGGCGTACATCTCCATGTTGGAGGTCAGGCGGCGAGTCAAATCGGCACCGCCCGTTACCCTTGGCGCACCGGCCAACAGATCTTCGTCAATGATCTGCTGATGGGTCAGGAAGTTACGGATGTAAGCGGTTGGCAAGGTGGGAATGGCGTCTTTTTTGTCCACCACCCGTACCGTGGGCGACAACTTCACCATGGGTTTTCTCACCAACTGCGGTACGCCGTCGATGATCACCAAGCTGAGCTTATCCCCTGGATAAATCAGATGAGGGTTATCAACCTGCTCGTTGGATTGCCAGAGCTTTGGCCACAACCATGGGTTTTTCAGGTACTTGGCTGAAATATCCCAAAGAGTGTCGCCTTTTTTAACGACATAGCTCTCTGGAAAATCATTTTTCAATTGTAAATTGTCGGCAAAAGCCAGCCATGTGATGGCCGCCGTCACCAGTGCAAGCAGGATTTTTTTCATTTTTTTCGTCCTTTAGCCAGCCCCTCGCTGGCCGCTGAGAACCTTGGTTGATTATTATGGCTGTCATTGCCAGGTTCAAATGACTAAAATTACAGCATATTAGTCTGGCTTCATATCCATATTAGCGCAGTAATCAGAAACTTATGGCAGTTCTTAACGTTTTGCACTACCCAGATGAGCGTCTCCGTACTGTGGCCAAGCCGGTCGCAGAGGTCAATGACGCCATCCGTGAATTGGTCAGCGACATGTTTGAAACCATGTACGCTGAAAATGGCATTGGTCTGGCCGCTACTCAGGTGGATGTCCACCTGCAGGTGGTGGTGATGGACATCTCCGAAGAGCGCAACGAGCGTCGCGTCTTCATCAATCCCAAAATTATCGAAGCCGATGGCCAGGCCATGGGTGACGAAGGTTGCCTGTCGGTCCCCGGCTCCTATGCCGAGGTCGAGCGTGCCGAACATATCAAGGTCAAAGCTTTGGACGAGCAAGGCCAGGAGTTCATCCTGGAGGCCGACGGCCTCTTAGCCGTGTGTGTCCAGCATGAGCTGGACCATCTCAAAGGCAAGCTCTTCATCGATTACCTCTCTCCGCTCAAACGCGAACGTATTCGCAAGAAGCTGGAAAAAGAGGCCCGTCAACAAGCCCGTCACGCCTCCACCATCTGACAAGGACTCCCTTGACTAAATTGCGTATTGTCTTCGCGGGTACGCCGGATTTCGCGGCCCGCCATCTGTCGTCTTTGCTGGCCAGCCATCACGAAGTGGTGGCGGTGTTCACCCAACCGGACCGCCCGGCTGGGCGCGGCAAAAAGCTCACTCCCAGCCCGGTAAAAGTGCTGGCCGAAGCCCACGGGGTGCCGGTGCACCAGCCGGTTAGCCTGAAAAAGCCCGAGGGCCAAGCCGAGTTGGCTCAATATCAGGCCGACCTGATGGTGGTGGTGGCCTATGGCCTTATTTTGCCGCAAGCGGTGCTGGATATGCCGCGCCTTGGTTGCCTGAACGTGCATGGCTCCTTGCTGCCCCGCTGGCGCGGCGCGGCGCCTATCCAGCGCGCCATCTGGGCCGGCGACAAGGACACCGGGGTCACCATCATGCAGATGGACAAGGGCCTCGATACCGGCGCCATGCTGCAAAGGGCGAGCTTGGCTATTGCAGCCGGTGACACCTCGGCCAGTCTCTACGAGAAGCTGGCCGAGCTTGGCCCTGTGGCGCTACTTGAGACCCTCGACAAGCTCGAGAGCCTGGTGCCGCAAACCCAAGACGACAACCTTGCCAACTACGCAGAAAAACTCAGTAAAGAAGAGGCCCGCGTCGACTGGCACCAAGACGCTGCCTTTATCGAGCGCTGCGTCAGGGCTTTTAACCCCTGGCCGGTCAGCCATTTTGAGGTGCAGGAACAAAGCGTCAAGCTGTGGCAGGCCGAGGTGCTAACCGTCCCCTGTAGCGACAGCCCCGGCACCATCATTGCCAGCGGTAAAAGCGGTATCGACGTTGCCACGGGCAACGGGGTGCTGCGCATCCTGCAATTGCAGCTCCCCAACAAAAAGGCCATGTCTGCCAGCGACGTGCTTAACGCCCGCCAAGATTGGTTTGCCGTTGGCACGGTGCTGTCATGAGCGCCAAGCTGCGCGCTCAGGGCGCCCGGGTGTTGAGCGCGGTACTGGACGAAGGCAAGTCTCTCAATGAAGCCCTGCCCGCCGCCCAGGCAAGCCTTGCCAACCCCAAAGACAAGGCACTACTCCAAGCCCTGTGCTTTGGCGCACTGCGCCAGTACCGCTTGTTGGAGGCGGCTATTGACCAGTTGATGGACAAGCCCCTCAAGGGCAAAACCCGCATTCTGCAGCGGCTGCTGGTGCTGGGGCTCTATCAGCTTTATTTCAGCCGCATTCCGGCTCATGCCGCCGTCGGCGAAACCGTGGCGGCGGCGCCACTGCTGGGCCAGGGCAAACTCAAAGGCCTGGTGAACGGCGTGTTGCGTAACGCCGAGCGCCAAGGTGAGGCTCTGCTGGAAAAGGCCGCCAAGAATAAAGCTGTTGCGACCTTGCACCCCGACTGGCTGATCGCCCGCCTCAAGGCTGCTTATCCGAGCAACTGGCAGGATGTGGTCGAGGCCAACAACCAGCAGGCGCCACTGTGGTTGCGGGTGAACAGCCGCCAGGGCGACAAAACCCAGTACCTTGACGCACTTAGCCAAGCCGGTATCGAGGCAGTAAGTGAAGAGTCACTCACTTGCGGCTTTTATCTTGCCGAAGCCCAGGACGTTACTGCCCTGCCCGGCTTTGCCGGCGGCGCGGTCAGCGTTCAGGATGGCGCCGCCCAATTTGCCGCCCAACTGTTGGCGCCAGTCGACGGTGAGCGTATCCTCGACGCCTGCGCGGCTCCCGGTGGCAAAACCGCCCATATTCTGGAGTTGGCCGACGCCGAGGTAACGGCCCTGGATGTCAGCGAGCAACGCCTGGTGCGGGTGCAGGAAAACCTGGCCCGGCTCAAGCTCAGCGCCAAGGTGGTGGCCGCCGATGCCAGCCAGCGCGACTGGTGGGACGGCAAGGCCTTTGACCGCATTTTGCTGGACGCCCCCTGCTCCGCGACAGGCGTTATCCGCCGCCACCCGGACATCCGCTGGCTGCGCCGCGACCAAGACATCGCCGAGCTGGCTGCCTTGCAGGCCCGTATCCTCGATAACTGCTGGCAGATGCTCAAACCAGGCGGCACCCTGCTCTACGCCACCTGCTCGGTACTGCCCCAGGAAAACCGCGAGCAGGTCAAAGCGTTCCTGGCCCGTACGGCAGATGCCGAGCTGCTGCCGATCAGGGACGACGAGAGCGCACAACAACCCGGCTGGCAGCTGCTGCCCGGACAAAACAAGATGGATGGCTTCTTCTATGCAAGGGTGCTAAAAAAGCCGTAGTCCATTCCAAAGCCCTTTTGAAACGGGAACTTGGGTAATGAAAATCATCATTCTGGGTGCCGGCCAAGTTGGCGGCACCCTGGTTGAAAACCTGGTTGGCGAACAGAACGATATCACCCTGGTCGACCAGAACCTGGAGCGCCTGCGCGAGTTGCAGGACCGATTCGACATCCAGGTGATCCACGGCAATGCCGCCCATCCCGACACCCTGCGCCGGGCCGGCGCCGAAGACGGCGACATGCTGATCGCGGTAACCAACAGCGACGAAACCAACATGATCGCCTGCCAAGTTGCCTATACGCTGTTCCACACCCCCACTAAGATCGCCCGGATCCGCGCCGACCAGTATCTCAAGCAGCGCGACAGCCTTTTTGGAGATGACGCCATCCCGGTGGATCACATCATTTCCCCCGAGTCACTGGTGACCAACTACATCCGTCGCCTGGTGGACTATCCCGGCGCCTTGCAGGTGTTGGACTTTGCCGACGGTAAAGTAGGGCTGGTGGCAGTCAAGGCCTATTACGGCGGGCCTTTGGTGGGTAATGCGCTCTCTACCCTGCGCGAGCACATGCCCAACGTTGATACCCGGGTGGCGGCCATCTTCCGCCAGGGCCGGGCCATCAAACCCCAGGGCACCACGGTGATTGAAGCGGACGACGAAGTGTTTTTTATCGCCGCCTCCAACCATATCCGGGCGGTGATGAGCGAGCTGCAGCGCCTGGAGCAGCCTTATCGCAAAGTGATGATCGCCGGTGGCGGCAACATCGGCGCCGGTCTTGCCAAGCAGCTTGAGAAAAAATACGCGGTCAAACTCATTGAACGCAGCCCGGCCCGCGCCGCTTACCTCTCAGAAAAGCTCAGCGACACCATCGTCTTTACCGGCGACGCCTCCGACCAAGAACTGCTGCTTGAAGAGCACATCGACCAGACCGATGTCTTTATCGCCGTGACCAACGACGATGAGGTGAACATCATGTCGGCGATGCTGGCCAAGCAGTTGGGGGCCCATAAGGTGATGGTGCTTATCCAGCGCGGCGCCTACGTGGATTTGGTGCAAGGCGGCACCATCGACATCGCCATCTCTCCCCAAACCGCCACCATTTCAGCGCTGCTGACCCACATCCGCCGCGCCGACATCGTTAACGTCTACAGCCTGCGTCGGGGCGCGGCCGAGGCCATCGAAACCGTGGCCCACGGCGACCCAGGCACCTCCCATGTGGTGGGCCGGGCGGTGGCGGATATCAAGTTGCCGCCGGGTGCCAGTATCGGCGCCATAGTGCGAGACGACGAAGTGCTGATCGCCCACGACAAGACCATTATCGAAAGCGGCGACCATGTGATTTTGTTCCTGGTGAACAAGCAGCACATCACAGCGGTCGAGAAACTGTTCCAGCCCAGCGCTTTGTTCTTCTAGGCCGCCCATGTTCAATTACAAACCTGTCCTGTTCATCATCGGTGTCTTTCTCAACGTACTGGCGGTGATGATGCTGCTGCCCACTGCCCTGGCCTTTTGGGACGGCGAACACGGCACAGTGCAGTTTTTGGAATCGGCCGCTCTTACCTATGCTGCGGCGCTGTTGTGTATGGCCAAAGGCAGCCGGGAGCTGGGGCGGTTCAAGGTGCGGGACATGTTCTTGCTCACTTCCATGACCTGGGTGCTGGTATCAGGTTTTGCCGCCCTGCCGCTGGTGTTTGTGGAGCACATTTCCTACACCGATGCTTTTTTTGAGACCATGTCCGGCATCACCACCACCGGCTCAACGGTGCTCACCGGCCTAGACACCATGCCTCATTCCATCCTGCTGTGGCGTTCGTTGCTGCAATGGCTAGGCGGCGTGGGTTTTATCGTGATGGGGGTAGCAGTACTGCCTTTCTTAGGGGTTGGTGGCATGCGGCTGTTTCGCACCGAGTCTTCGGAGTGGACCGACAAAAGCGCGCCGCGCACCGCCACTCTGGCCCGGGACATCCTCTGGGTTTATCTCACCCTTACCGGCCTTTGCCTGCTCTGCTACTGGCTGTCGGGCATGAACTGGTTTGATGCCGTCAACCACGCCATGACCACCATTTCCACCGGTGGTTATTCCACCTCAGACGCCTCCATGGCGCACTTTGGCAAAGCCAGCCACTGGGTGGGTACGTTATTTATGATGACCGGCGGCATGCCCTTTTTGCTGCTGGTAAATGCGGTGCGTAAAAACCACTGGAATCTGTGGCGAGACGAGCAGTTCCGGGGCTACGTGCTGTTTTTAACGACGGTGTCGGTGGTGCTGGCAACCTGGATGACCCTGCATTCCGGCGAGCCCTTCCTCGATGCACTGCGGATGTCGGCCTTTAACGTAGTGTCAGTGGTCACCACCACCGGCTATGCCCTCACCGACTACAGCCTGTGGGGGCCTTTTGCTGTTACCGCCTTCTTGCTACTGATGTTTGTGGGCGGCTGCTCTGGGTCAACCTCGGGAGGCATCAAGATCTTCCGCTTCCAGTTGGCGGCCGGCATGTTGCACTTGCAGCTCAAGCAGCTTATTCACCCCAATGCGGTATTTGTGCAGAACTACAACCGCCGGCCAGTGAGCGACGACATCATCCGCTCCCTGGTGGCGTTCAGCTTCGC contains:
- the trkA gene encoding Trk system potassium transporter TrkA, with the protein product MKIIILGAGQVGGTLVENLVGEQNDITLVDQNLERLRELQDRFDIQVIHGNAAHPDTLRRAGAEDGDMLIAVTNSDETNMIACQVAYTLFHTPTKIARIRADQYLKQRDSLFGDDAIPVDHIISPESLVTNYIRRLVDYPGALQVLDFADGKVGLVAVKAYYGGPLVGNALSTLREHMPNVDTRVAAIFRQGRAIKPQGTTVIEADDEVFFIAASNHIRAVMSELQRLEQPYRKVMIAGGGNIGAGLAKQLEKKYAVKLIERSPARAAYLSEKLSDTIVFTGDASDQELLLEEHIDQTDVFIAVTNDDEVNIMSAMLAKQLGAHKVMVLIQRGAYVDLVQGGTIDIAISPQTATISALLTHIRRADIVNVYSLRRGAAEAIETVAHGDPGTSHVVGRAVADIKLPPGASIGAIVRDDEVLIAHDKTIIESGDHVILFLVNKQHITAVEKLFQPSALFF
- a CDS encoding TrkH family potassium uptake protein; the encoded protein is MFNYKPVLFIIGVFLNVLAVMMLLPTALAFWDGEHGTVQFLESAALTYAAALLCMAKGSRELGRFKVRDMFLLTSMTWVLVSGFAALPLVFVEHISYTDAFFETMSGITTTGSTVLTGLDTMPHSILLWRSLLQWLGGVGFIVMGVAVLPFLGVGGMRLFRTESSEWTDKSAPRTATLARDILWVYLTLTGLCLLCYWLSGMNWFDAVNHAMTTISTGGYSTSDASMAHFGKASHWVGTLFMMTGGMPFLLLVNAVRKNHWNLWRDEQFRGYVLFLTTVSVVLATWMTLHSGEPFLDALRMSAFNVVSVVTTTGYALTDYSLWGPFAVTAFLLLMFVGGCSGSTSGGIKIFRFQLAAGMLHLQLKQLIHPNAVFVQNYNRRPVSDDIIRSLVAFSFAFFLVVAFITLALGLLGLDMVTAFTASITAVTNVGPGLGDIIGPAGNFASLPDTAKWLLALGMLLGRLEILTVVAVLTPSFWRH